A segment of the Corylus avellana chromosome ca2, CavTom2PMs-1.0 genome:
AGATGTTTCGTAACTGTTGGTGGTTTTgttgcaaatttttattttattattattttttgaaaaaaaataaataaaaaattggtttcAAATATGGCAGCCCAGAATGCCATTTGCATGCATGATTGAAATCTGTTATTGTTTCTGATATTATTTGGCtcataataatataatatagaaCTCAGATGAGAGAActaaaaattccttttttttgtttttttttttttttgtttggcaagTAGAAGTAAAAATATTAGTGATATTTAAGATCAGTAAGTTGTGGTCAATTATACAAATTACCACATTTATTGGTGTGTGTTGACTGTTAGTAACATCAGATTGGTTGAGGATGGATGTTCTTTGAGACGTTATAGCTGGGAATTGGGAATAAAAATGATATCTTATGGTTGCTAtgtgcttttcattttttaaacaataggaatttttgtagtgaagtaacaaaacaaataattattttgtgagAAAAGTGCTGATTAACCTTTAAACTAATAATTCCTGTAGGTGGATGTGGTTGAGACAATAAGGTTGTCATGGAATGCAATAgcttgaaaaaaatttgaacaataaGCTTCTGAGAAAATCTGGTGTTGGTTCAGATAGTAAACATAATGTAGGGGCTAAGTGGCATGGATAATTCCACTGGAATAGCATACATTTAAAATGAGTGACAAATCATGACCTGTAGCAGATTTTGTTGGTAACTTAATGCAATAGCTCAAGAAGGCCTAATTGTTCTATTTTATGACACCTAAATTTTGCTGATAACTTATGGCCGTGATTTCTTGCTCTACTAGTGTGCCATGTGTCTTCTTCAACAACGCACAAAGAGGTTGTCACTGTATGTaaatatgtatgtatgtacGTCCAACAACGCGCAAAGAGGTGGTCAATGTATTTGTGTTGTCTTaaaacatttatattatttaacaaTATCATATTCCCctgaccaaaaacaaaaattgatgtaaACTTATTCTGCTTTGCTTGGATGTTCTTTCGGAtaacatttatatttatttattttgtattgatttcTGATCATTAGGTTTATTTTACAATACTTATGTGGTGCCCCTATTTGCAACTGTTTGATGCAGGCAATGCTGGGCAAGGTTTTACACCACATGTTATTAACGTAGCTGCGGGCGAGGTATACATTTTCTGTATTGCTTGAAGTCTTTTAATGTTCTTTTCTTTGTAGATGTGCACACAGGCATGCAACACATTCTTGAAGATGCACATGTATATCCATGTGTGCTTATTGCACATGCTTATAACATTCGCATAGTCTTAGCAAGGGTTAAgttgatttaggttttattatttactttctgTTCAAGTTCAATTTCCTCTTTTTAGTTATGGATCAGGTTAGTCTTTTGAAttcctttttcgtttttttgtttttgttttggtttagggttttaagagTGAAATTTTATGGTCTAAACTCTAAAGTGGTTGCAAATTAGTAACTTGGAGGCCAAGTCTGATAAAAGTCTATTCATATGTGCTGTCAAAGTagcataaaccatttttttttttcaaaatataaacttAGTTTTGAGCCCTATAGCTTGTGAAATTCCAGACATTCTTGCTGGGaatcatcaataaaaacaaatctGCAAGCATCTAGGCCATATATTTGAGTGTTATTCGAGGACATATCACCTCTTGTAACCTTTGAATTCTGTTCCGAATTACATCAAGTTTGCCAATGTTTTAGGCATAGAAGATGGGCTCCTTGTCCTATTTTACCTGCCTGTGCCTCTTGGTGCAGTTGGTCGAACATGGGTACCACTACCATGTGTCTTTGTGAGACAGAATCTGGTCTGTGTAGAAGCCCCGACCTCTGTTAGAGGGAGTGGAAGTTCCATATTTGGTCTCCACAATGACCAGTACTACTTGCATCCAGCTTGGCCATATGAAACTTTTTGGAGTTTTCTGGATACTAGTCAACATTTCTTCTTTGGGTCTGTAACTGTTGTTTGTTACAGATAGCTGTTACTGCtctaattaaatttacatagcTTTCAGTTCTTATTGtttgagatttttcttttaaaagaaaaatctccaAGCATGAATAGTCATTATTTCAAAGGGAAACTGAGAATGTTATAGGGGTTTCCAGGTCTTTTTCGattgggaatatatatatatatatatatatattatttgggGTTAGAAATAAGTACATGCAGTATTTCAGGGGGTTCATCTTTTCTGTTAGtcagttttggttaatttggcTCTTTCGAGTTTCTTTGGCTTCCAAATCAGTCAAATATTTGTGTAAACACGGAtctaaacaagaaaaaagtCGGTTATCAATGTGATAGTCGTGAATGGATGGATATCTTTGATTACATCAGATGCACAATCAACGTGATATGCAACAAGCAAGGATACAAATTGTATTTACTTCCAATAGAACCAAGTAAATACGTTGATGCGCTTCAGTCAAGGAGCTTCTGCATTCATCATGATAGAACCACATGAGAATTTGAGAAATTTGTTAGAATGTATGAAAACGGGAATCAATGATGAATGGTGGTTCTGCCCCATAATGCAATGTATTGAAAGGGTTGGACAACTCTCGGTATTAAACTATGAATACTAGGTACTGCTTTGAGATAAGATGAGAATAAAAGAAGACATcatcgttaaaaaaaaatatgattacaAGATACTATTGAAGATTATGATGAAGGTGATAGAGAATATTGATGGAGATAGAGATGGTTTGGAAATGCTTGTAATTCATCTGAGAAGTCACATCTATAGAGAATGCCTCATTCAATATTgataatgttaattttattatctGAATAATAGAATGATTTGTGGAAATATTGAAAGTAACGTAGGATAGATAACATGAAAATATCAGGTTGACAAATTATGGAACATTACCTGTCATGCATGGTTTGTCGTAATCTAGTAGAAGTTGAAGGTGATCTGTATCGGATTAACCCCAGCCTAAGGGAATTAGTGCTTGGAGAACTTTGCTCAGGCtgatattaaattttatactaTATTTTAGATGCTTCTAGCATGCTTCTACTGAATTAATCAttgtattaaaatttatttgattgttgatAGGAGTTTCATGGTTCTTATAACTATGACTCGATTGGTGGGTTACCTTCATCCATTTGTTCTCTTATTCTTTTTGTATTGAAAGGCAGTTAACTTGAATTATCCATGGAAATATCTTTCCCTAATTTATAAACTTATCTCAAATTCATTGAATAGGGCGCGGTTGTGTTCCTTTTAACATAATTCTTTGTTTACTTCAAATTGGGCCATGTGTAATATGGGACCCACCAGCACTTCACTGCACAGGTCAACTGGATACTGGAAGGTCCCATTTGTCATGCATGGACCAATTTAAAAGTAAAGGATGCGTCATTTCACTTTATGAAAGGGACTGAAGTTAAATCCAATAGAATAAACTTTATAGCAGCTTCCACGAGTTTGATTGTgtgcatgaaaatattttgatacaTTTTCATCTTATAACTGCATGTGCCAATGTTGGATATAGTCTTTTTGTCAGCTTTGTCCTTGCATCTGATGAACAGCCTAACTTGCTTggtttccacttttttttttttctcattatcgCGTGCTGCATCTCACCACAGATGTATATCTATCCTTGATAGTTATCCTTACCTTGCTTGTTGGTATTAACATTACATGTTTAACTAGTTAAGTTGGATGATATGTTTAAGTGTTTACCTCCTAACACAAAATATGGGTGCCTTCACTAGGATGTGGGCCAGAAAATTATGTTTTTCATGCAACAAAGTAAGCGTGAAATATGCATTTTGTCTGCATCTGGTTCGATCTCTAATGCTTCTCTCCGACAGCCAGCAACTTCTGGAGGCAACATTACATATGAGGTAAATAGATTTTCTGTTATTTGTCAAAAGAGTACTACCAGAATGCCTAAtttgagtgaaaaaaaattagttattttttttaataagtgagtcAAGAAATTAGGTTAAATATTAGAAAGAACAGATGCTTTAGAATCTTGTGTACCCTAATCAAGTATGCTGTCATTTGTCCATTATATGGTGACTTGTTAGTTTGCTTTAATGTTGTATTATGTGATTACACTgaactgggaaaaaaaaaaagatgcatgACACTATTAACACGCACCCACACTCACACGGTctttgatgaaattcaagtttGGGCTTCTTCAGGGGTAGAAGGTACAGGTAGAGCCTGTGTCAAAAATAAGCTCAGTGTTGACTTAGATCCTTAGATTCTGATCGGTATATTCATATTTGTAAGAAATTGTGAGAATTTATTTCATGTGTGCCATCTCATATCCTTTCAGCACAAAACTTAGGAGTTTCTTATAGAGGTTTCAAGGTTAGGATCTTTCAAGAGTGGAAGTTACTTGATGAAAACAACATGGTTCTATTGGATTATTAGATTTTGACCAGTAAATTCAAGTTAGTAGCAAAACGTGCCATGCTTCAATTTTTTCTGTGGGTGTTATCACacactcatttatttttcagtaAATATCTTCACAGTAGCCCAGGTCCAAAGACACGCGCTTAACTTTTGTAAGTCTTGGGATTCCAGCGTAGTTTTCCAGTTTACCTATAGGTGAATCTTTTCACTGAGGTATATTGTAATGCAAAAAACCTTTTCTTATATATCAAAAATCTATATTGTGATGTAAAGGGGGTAATTCTTATTCAGTATTGGGTAGATAGAATCAGCATTTTTCATAAATGTTGTGTGTATGAGCATGGATGCCTGTGCCAATGCACTTAAAGCATCGCATTGGCATTGGGCATTGGCTGGCCACTGCTTTGCCTTAGTCCCAAATATTCTTGGTGGGCAACAATTGGAAGAAGTCACGTAGATGCACTGAATTAATAACTAGGCTTTCAAATTATTCGTTGGAAGTGGCCTAAAGGTATGAGTTTAGTTTCTAATATCTTTTGCTCATAGTAATATGTACATtctactaattttgtattacttaattttatattggcaTGTAAAATTCCCATCTAAACTTGTTCATTATTGGACTCCTTTCATTATGGCAGTGTCAAGTTTTCACATGAAATTTCAGGTCATACTTTGGACTATGAAGTTATGGAATTAGTTTATGAAATTCAGTGGAAGTATTTAGTCAagaacttcttttttttattttttttatttttataaataattaattcattgaAAAACGCAGAGGGACGCAACTCTAGTACACAagatgtatacaaagaaaggcccCCTTAAGGCAAAAAGAGGAGCAAAAATCTACAAATTGAGGCAAAGTAGAAAATTGGGAAACATTAAACATCCCCGCACAATTGAATAAGGTCTTAACAAACATGTTTTTGAGCTCGCCAGGCATCTTctcatgatcttcaaaacatcgtGCATTCCACTCTCTCCAAATAGTCCACATTAAGCACAATGTGGCTATTCTCCAGACATCCATAATTGAACGATTACCTCTCTGATCTCGCCAACATGCTAACAATTCTAACACccttctaggcatgacccatgtGACGTCAAAGAGAGTAAATATTACACTCCATAAGGCTCGTGCCACTTCGCaatgaagaaggagatgatTGACATATTCGCCACtcctcttacacatgcaacaccattCCACCACAGTAATTCTTCTCTTATGCAGATTATCCAAAGTCTGAATCTTACCGAGAGTTGCCGTCCACACAAAAACACTCACTCTCAATGGAACTTTAACTCTCCATATACTCCTCCACGAAAGGAAGAAACCCCCAATGTAGACATCCCTGAAGAAGAACACACGGGAAAAAATTAACCGCACCTCTAATTTCTTCCACTTTGAATGAGTTCACCAAATACAATCCTCCCCCTCTATCCGTTGTCGGAGAGCATACaacatcccaaaaaaaaagccatcaCCACCTTGACCTCCTAGTCCTGGGCCACTCATAAAAAAGGTACAGTCCATTGAATAACACCATTAGAAATCTGCATATTATCCTTAACCCACGCCTCCTTATGTCTCGCAATACGAAATAATTCCAAGAAGACTTCCTTCAGGGACCAATCCCCACATCAAATATCAAGccagaaaaataattatttcatagtACATATGTGCTCTTTGTCCTTCATTAACTATTTTGAAAACGTTTCTACATTTATAAAAAATGCCAGATATTGAAATCTGAAAGCACCCCCAACCAATAATAAGATATTATATCAATGGCCTTGTAGTCCAAGTGTACTACTTTCAAAGGTGTAAGGTTTTGGGTTCAATTCATTATGGACAATATCATGGGGTTAAAGGTTATTCTAAAAGAGGAAAGACAAGATACTAAATTAGTCTGAATATATAAGACAGAAAAAACTATGAGGACAACATCTTATGTTGATACATGCGCTAATTATTCCAAGTTTTTTAGATTGATCTTATAATGTTCAGTTTTCAAAGGCAAGCCCTTTGGTGATAAGTAAGTATTAGGTAGGaaggaaaaatcttttttttgataggtaaatttATTTGCCTCTAATTTTGTAATCTTTTACCTCTAATTACTTTGGTGATAAGTAATTCTTATGAGTCTTTTGGTAGGAAGGAAAAATCTTATGAGTCTTATGCGTCTCTAATCTATTATATGTTCTCtttaaaaatctaaattttCCAAATAAAAGGCCAAGAAATGTATTTAAAGTTTTATTGATTGGTGCATAATGTTGTAACACTAATTATACACCCTGTTACAAATTTATTTGCCTCTAATTCTACGTCGTATAGGATCTCAAATGAGGCTTAATCTTAGGGcattttgttgatatttttccCCTTATTGTTAgtggtttttaaaaattatgctTAGTATACCGTAgggttgcatttttttttttttttttttctaattaaggTTTAAATATCTATAGTTTGTTCTCACAGCATCTAAATTAGTttattttgattcaaaactGTTTTGACTTGGCATATAGGGTTTTAGTGGGTGTTTTTgttctgtttaattttttatattttggtggTATTTTAGGTTACCAACTTGTCTATTTCGATTCAATGTGAAAGACAGGATCAATTTCATTGTTATGTCAACCACCTCCGTGTTGACTTCGAGTGTTGATTTTATAGCTTGTGAGTTCACAAAATTAGTCAATGTGAATTATTGCTAGAATTGTAATTAAGTATGATTAGGTAATCTCTTTCTTCTCCCAGCTTATCTGgctgggaaaagaaaaaattaagatttggaCAAGTTCTATGAAGATCCTAAAATGACTTTAGGGGCTGTTtggaaattgaaaatatttggcCACTTATTCTGGTCTGATGATGATGGTCCAGTGGTATGGATGGATGCAAGTACAAAAAATTGCTCAGACTGCCTTTTGCAAATTTCCCAATTTAGTTAGTTGGTTCTGGCTGGCTAGAACAGCTGTTTGTATGTCTGAACCACCCAATGTGAGATTTGGCAAACTGACTCTTGTTATTATGAAATTTTAAGAAAAGCAAATACACTTCTTTAGTTTTGAATAAATCTTATTATTTCAGCTTCTATGAAAATTGAAATTGTATCATTATTATTCTGTGCCTGAATTCTCAGAAGGTGATGTACTAGTCTAATTCTGGTTTGTTCATTACTTAGAATTTGAGTTTCATCTGGTTAATTCCTTTGTGCCACTTGAGAACTTGATAAATTGAAGTGTGGTTTCTTAGTCGTCTACAATTTGTTTATTGCTTTGTCAATGTATTACTGTTTCCTGAATGCCCTGATATTAGGGTCGGTTCGAGATTATTTCACTCTCTGGATCTTATGTACGTACTGAGCTTGGAGGGAGGACTGGCGGGCTCAGTGTTTGTCTATCCAGTACAGATGGCCAAATTGTTGGAGGAGGTGTTGGTGGACCACTAAAGGCTGCAGGCCCGGTACAGGTACTTTGTCAAAATGTTATTTGGTTGAAGAAAAGATCCTATTGTATCATGTACGGCATGACTATTAGCTGAGATTTTTGTCATCTCCCATATGCACGTGTGCGCACAAGGGACATGGGTAGGGTACATGACTGTAGCATTCACTTAGTCTTGGTGCTTTGAATGGTGTCTAGTTTTTGAAATGATTCTTCACCATGTAATCAGACATTAAAAGATTCCTTTGCCCAAGTTCATGGCATTTTCTGTTTTAGTTAGCAGGTTGGATAATCAGCTATTTGAGTCAGTTGTTAATTGCATCCACAGGTTATTGTTGGTACATTTCTGTTTGACACCAAGGAGGATGTCAATGCGGGTGCAAAAGGTGATGCTTCTGCTGGCAAAATGTCATCACCAGTTGGTGGGGCATCAATGTCAAATATCGGCTTCCACTCAGCTGTTGATGCGTCTGGTAGAAATTCAGTAAGGGGAAATGATGATCACCAAGCTATTGGAGGAAGTCATTTCATGATTCAGGCAATGCATATGACAACTTCACGGCCCACAGATTGGAGGGTTGGTCCTGATGCTAGAAGTGCTGCTGGTTATGATTTGACAGGTATCATTTCCCTCTAACACACACCCACTTAAATaaaggagtaatgctatttagtatacAACTATACGATTGTCATACAATTGGGATGATGGATGATGTTGCAGTGAAAATTAAcccgtcatttttttttttttacaagtgttgatccaatgactgatttttactaCTACATCATTCAGTCgtatagcagtctactaaataacatactagatagatagatagagagCGAGAAAGATAGTGAAACTGAATGGTTTCTTTTGCAGGAAGAACAGGTCGTGGAGCGCATCAATCTCCGGAAAATGGGGACTATGAGCAACTTCCAGAATAGGGGGAAAATGGGGACTATGAGCAACTTCCAGAATAGGGGGGATTGCTTTTGGGGTTGGAAGGCACTGTTTTGTGGTAGATAGATGTATGATATTTATGCACACCGGCACTCTTTTGCTGTGTCAGCTAATGCTGTTTATAATATGCACCATGAAAATCACATGCTTGTgcattttgtttaaatatttcCCTTCCCTGTCTCCACTGCTCATGGTGTAATGCCGTTTATTTTTGCTAGTTTATTTGCATACTGGGTGGCTGGGCTAAATCCTGTTTATGCTAAAATAATTAGGGTTCTAGGCTTCTAGCtatatgcaattttgtttttatttaaaatttcatcATAAAAGTAGTCATATTTTTGCATTTGATTTGGAAAGTTTGTTTGAAGCCATTCTATGAGGCGTCCCCAACCCTACCAAATAGAATATTAgtagaaaaattgaaatacAAGCATGTGTGAATGAGACTTGAATTGTGGCTGAAGTAGTCAAACCCTTATTCATCATGTCAATGGTGGTGTTGGCAGAGAATGTATGCAAAGCCCATTTTTGACCTGATTTATTGAATTAATATATTGAGATGCAAGGTCGCTGTCCAAccccttattttatttatttattttgtttctgttatcaaatttttattattatttttcctttttttccttttgcatACCCTAAGGCAGCATGAGAGAGCccatcaccttttttttttctttttcttattattggCTTCCTCGATAGGTTCACATTCACGACTTTGGGTGGTAATTCATGTTTGTGCGTCGAGTTAGGGTTGTATCgcaatataaatataagactAATTTGTTGGAGAAAAAATATTCGTGTCAACCAAGTACGACTATtatgaaaaatgatagaaattattCATCTTATCTCTTACTCGTCTTGTATAGTGGATAGACAATTTCAATGTTGAATTTGTAAAATAGATGAATATGAGATGAAATTGAGAATAATGTGTAATATGACTCTTCTTTTAAATACCCAACTTGTTTGTTAAATGGTTTACTTGGATGACTTGTTTATTGAATGTGTTGTGGAATATGTTGTGTTGGGATTGTGAGTTTTGAAACAATTCATTAATAGTGTTGTGCTTGTATTGACCCatgtatttatatattcttaagACATATGAGTAacgttaaaaattatatttttatcgtACAAATGTTTTAGAATGTTAATGTAACAATTTCAGCCAATATTTAAATaagtcatttaaaataaaaagaaatatataaaaattatttaaaactaTAGCATTTTtagatatttagataatataaatataaattttagtattactccttaaataattattccttgatgcataaaaaaatatcatgGCTACCAGGGTGAGTCAACATCCAAACCGCCTAACTCACAGATGACACAACCCTTTTCAAAAGGCTCATAATTAGCATCACCCACACCAACCACATAAGCCTCTCAAACACCCAACTTGTCGCTCTCTAAATCTCTTATCTTGtacccaaaaacaaatcccGCAAAAAAAGCTGAAAAATGTCGTCAGTTCATGTTTCCTATCTcgatctctatctttctctatctctatctctttcTTCTACACAGTTTCCTATGCTGTTTCAGAAAGGGTGAAAGAAATCATGGCGTTGGGCAAACGGATCTGGCTCATTTGCGGTATATATGTTGCCGTTAATCAAtggttaagattaaattttttaatttttaattttatttttaattttttttcttctattaaaAGTTTCTTAAAGTAAATTAACTACAGCatatatgttattaaaataatagtatgTAAGTGAGATCTTGGGCAAACAGTCTCTTTCAAGTTGTTCCTAGTTTATAACcccaaaaaatttataaggtaaTTATTTTCTCTCATCAACTTTAACGTATTGTCAATTTTCTCACATGAACTATCAACCTTATTGTCCGATCCTATCATACTacaattttcttctcaaaacctTCATTCCATTTGTCAAACtcgttaaaaaatttgaaatgaccTAAATACCCTtactttataaacaaaaattacatataatgcccttaaaattaaacaaattcaaaaatatatattattaatatattcgtaccatcaataaaaaaaaaatcaaaaaccaaaattaaaaaactaaataaaaattaaaacaaaaaatataaatatattaaaattaaaaaacgcttataaatttatttataaaaatataaaaaactaaatataaaaaactaaaaaacagttaaaaaagacctaaattaaaaaatatataaccaCAAAATCAGTCAATGTGgttgtctaaattaaaaatccatctataggatataaaaataaaaataaaaataattcaaaaattatcaaaataggccaaaatatcaatttagttcCTATAATCAAATTTCGTCAAAATATTTGACGGTGTGTATAACTTACTAATTAACCATTTATTGATAAGATAAACatggaaaaagataaaattacataataaaagaaatggaTAAGAGATAATATGCTTCGTGTCAACAACTCAGTTGGTCAATGGTCCTTAGTGTCTAGAGGTGCCGAAACCTTTTGGGTTCTAAGTTCAACCATCTTAGTATTAGAACAAATAAGAAActaaataggaaaagaaaaaaaatgaaacacagAGATTTTAGGTAGTTTGGCATATTGCTTATGTTCATacattaaagtttttttttgctACATCTTTTGTTTCACTTTCTCATTTGATTGTATACAACGATCTATTTATAAAAAAGTAGTATGAATATTACATATCCCTATTCTTTGTACATTAATAATCATAATTGTTACTCTTTATCattatttaagtttttgtaACTCTCTTATTAATACTTAATAGTCAATTTCATCGACTGACATGTTTGTTGATTTTTCCCTCATGGTCGTCTATTAAACACGTGTAAGCAACCCAACCCTCAACAaatggaataaaaaataatttgtgcaAAACAAATCATGAGCCATGTGACACATCAATCATGCAATAATAATTGGCACACACAAGATATGTAGTCATCGCCATGGCCATTGGGTGTGTTTATTTTTAGTATATGATATTAATATTGAAGCTGGTGGGCCCCCGAATTGGGAGATGGGTTTGGGCCGTTGGCTATCATCTGAAGAGGCTCGCCAACGCGAATTTCCACTTTCTAATATGttagatttataaaattatttattttgattaatttaaataattattaaacatattttatatcaaaaagttttttttttttacattgaaCATCTTTCAATTCGATCCTAAATTTTAAAGTGTagggaaaaaaattttgtcccACATTGATTAGATACAAAGAAGTCAACTATTTTATAAGGAATCATTATCagaacaagatcctctccatttcaaatgaacttgaGAATaacaattagttatattttaggggtatttttgttttttcactttttgaagggacaaaaatATCCATCTACTCTAACTACGAGTTCAAATAAACCGGAGAGAATCATAATTCATCATCCTCACTTAACAATAAATTGAGtgataaagaaaagagatattGGCCCGTATGATGCAACACTCGCATGGGCAATGAGCGCTATGAGACGTttcaaatgtaaaattaatgaaaatctaAACGTTTTCTAATTGTTGGAAAGGTTAAATGTGCAATTTAAAGTGTCTAGTAAATTAGATTTGGTAGTTACAATTCGTGATCATTGGATCAAACGGTTTTGGACCATTAAATGTGTTTAAAATCACTATAAATATGAACCTTTGCTCATTTGCAAAGACGCACAATCAcgtaacttcatttttattttcctacaCATACGTAAGTATCGGTCAACTATTTTTGTCAAATCCCTTAACACTTAGAAACGAGAGAAAATACGTACATTCCAAAAATATCATCATTACGATCGAGCTTTGAagtcccaattttattttgccTTCATATTTTGCCTTTTAATTTCGTAATATTTCCAACAATTCGGCtgtaaattaaaagaaaattccagaattaggttttttctttattttttaaataaagtaatCGATTTTATCGTCTTTTGTTGGAACAATAAATAGGTCGGGTTGACCCCTCTGTTGTAGGACACGTGCCGAGAGTGATTCGATTTCCCTGCGAGTGAAGCACGATAGCAGACGCCCTCTGCCTCAATA
Coding sequences within it:
- the LOC132170494 gene encoding AT-hook motif nuclear-localized protein 14 translates to MEPNENQLSSYFHQNPTSTATSGASPTNGLLPPPEGGGPHAVYPHPPFSSATTTSSSALEGTASAKRKRGRPRKYGTPEQALAARKAQQTSSSHSSSSKDRKEPTASKKSHFAPGNAGQGFTPHVINVAAGEDVGQKIMFFMQQSKREICILSASGSISNASLRQPATSGGNITYEGRFEIISLSGSYVRTELGGRTGGLSVCLSSTDGQIVGGGVGGPLKAAGPVQVIVGTFLFDTKEDVNAGAKGDASAGKMSSPVGGASMSNIGFHSAVDASGRNSVRGNDDHQAIGGSHFMIQAMHMTTSRPTDWRVGPDARSAAGYDLTGRTGRGAHQSPENGDYEQLPE